The following proteins are co-located in the Vespa velutina chromosome 20, iVesVel2.1, whole genome shotgun sequence genome:
- the LOC124956009 gene encoding aspartic acid-rich protein-like produces the protein MYDVRSHGNYHLERVGVLIRSSCRRHRRHPSTSVVTTRHDDDYDYDYDNDYDNDYDYDNEDDEDDEDEDDDEDEDDDTTTMSVTLNVYVSTTTHPFTTLTFSSGL, from the coding sequence ATGTATGACGTACGGAGTCATGGCAATTACCATCTAGAACGAGTTGGCGTCTTAATTAGGTCGTCTTGTCGACGACATCGACGACATCCATCCACGTCGGTGGTGACGACGCgacacgacgacgactacgactacgactacgacaacgactacgacaacgactacgactacgacaacgaagacgacgaagacgacgaagacgaagacgacgacgaagacgaagacgacgacacGACGACTATGTCCGTGACGTTGAACGTCTACGTGTCGACGACCACTCACCCTTTTACCACTTTGACATTTTCATCGGGGCTGTGA